One window of Desulfovibrio subterraneus genomic DNA carries:
- a CDS encoding tetratricopeptide repeat protein: protein MARLSTLLSKLPQFKEARMVAAGYGLWTSWEGDLNLSITQTLQDYGGLLLTSERGQAVWFFFSTDVFLALARLEIWGKFNKLPVFAQVFPAKLLFSSKREINLSVDTVIAAQSSIVPEDLEIWVHARAREDGKGLPGFSFDETKPYTGLASVPWFMFHADPRLPYQSQLGWYGVLKPLGNPLEKGFQAGWREFFKEIEQVFQRLKMKFMLFENYVFFQLENLRTLRLWCKDYLSLIATLKEDTPERYWPCVQALVDKKGLNFNNELHKKVRLDWDQLVPDFPHMSYRNAYLMGEGFEVHDTRFNVESSSVDDWCNINLSTVGDDAVGMLPVAISNRLVAGVNNHCFYCGMRTHEPAACPTRHMEELDAGIWKKVAAMDFDTFNAGFKRIEDTLQGDVQEGITAILGREGLEHLILKAVFAVTDTFQLRMMRRMWLARGKDYPAGVEDLAPRDENPVWNTLSTMLAGEHIHAEKDLQQVQIRYPRDFRSRTINGFIAMERGDLIRAQQLWKEAESFCTSPLLQGYHVFLQARNLEIQGRFQQASNMYKQVMRLCPLWLEALYRQAVCQVKMGFADQAMGFLLNLIEKDPNMFNRVLLDPEMERGHIQILSALNVPWTEAEAKASQMREGLEKLRLDISLWFPEEHPFAEQASARISRLMQLAEVKNFVSFMGLVQGRERIDRDLQIRVNHEARDLKQKFKYFMDRLTYIRDEAAWFPFPKVLVEFNKQYNLCAANLNWALKTHFQVAETFKRAQKMAEQEEERLILLEGRLRFLRVVRDATLFMLILGKTFFWMELIFLVLTLIGLPLTIYYGQTSGAGWATGLLVKQKWQIQKGLIIILSVFALGLAALRTAVIFESAREKLFKKARGQG from the coding sequence ATGGCCAGATTGTCCACATTGCTTAGCAAACTCCCGCAGTTCAAGGAAGCCCGAATGGTGGCGGCCGGATACGGCCTATGGACGAGCTGGGAGGGCGATCTGAACCTTTCCATCACGCAGACTTTGCAGGATTACGGCGGGTTGCTGCTGACCAGCGAGCGCGGACAGGCCGTATGGTTTTTTTTCTCAACGGATGTTTTTCTTGCACTTGCCCGGCTTGAAATATGGGGCAAGTTCAACAAGCTGCCGGTCTTTGCACAGGTATTTCCGGCCAAGCTGCTGTTCAGCAGCAAGCGCGAGATAAATCTTTCGGTTGATACGGTCATTGCTGCCCAATCCTCCATTGTTCCCGAAGATCTGGAAATATGGGTGCACGCCAGAGCACGCGAGGACGGCAAGGGGTTGCCCGGTTTTTCCTTTGATGAAACCAAGCCCTATACGGGGCTGGCCAGCGTTCCGTGGTTCATGTTCCATGCCGACCCACGTCTGCCATACCAGTCGCAGCTGGGGTGGTACGGTGTGCTCAAGCCGCTCGGAAATCCTCTGGAAAAAGGATTTCAGGCAGGCTGGCGTGAGTTCTTCAAAGAGATTGAGCAAGTTTTCCAGCGGCTGAAGATGAAGTTCATGCTGTTCGAGAACTATGTGTTCTTCCAGCTTGAAAACCTGCGCACCCTGCGTTTGTGGTGCAAGGACTATCTGTCGCTCATTGCCACCCTGAAGGAAGATACGCCCGAACGATACTGGCCGTGTGTTCAGGCGCTGGTGGATAAGAAGGGGCTCAATTTCAATAACGAACTGCACAAGAAGGTTCGTCTGGACTGGGACCAGCTGGTGCCCGACTTCCCGCACATGAGCTACCGTAACGCCTATCTCATGGGAGAAGGATTCGAGGTGCACGACACCCGTTTCAACGTGGAGTCGAGCAGCGTTGACGACTGGTGCAACATCAATCTTTCCACCGTTGGTGATGATGCCGTGGGCATGCTGCCGGTTGCCATTTCCAACAGGCTGGTGGCCGGTGTCAACAACCACTGCTTCTACTGCGGCATGCGGACGCACGAGCCCGCCGCCTGTCCTACCCGGCATATGGAAGAGCTTGATGCCGGTATATGGAAGAAAGTGGCCGCCATGGATTTCGACACCTTCAATGCCGGATTCAAACGCATCGAAGACACCCTGCAGGGAGACGTGCAGGAGGGTATAACCGCCATTCTCGGCAGAGAAGGATTGGAGCATCTGATCCTGAAGGCCGTTTTCGCCGTTACGGATACCTTCCAGCTCCGCATGATGCGCCGTATGTGGCTTGCGCGGGGCAAGGATTATCCCGCCGGAGTCGAAGATCTGGCTCCCCGTGACGAAAACCCCGTTTGGAACACGCTCAGTACCATGCTGGCGGGAGAGCACATTCATGCGGAAAAGGATTTGCAGCAGGTGCAGATCCGTTATCCCAGAGATTTCCGTTCGCGCACGATCAACGGCTTTATTGCCATGGAGCGCGGTGACCTCATCCGTGCCCAGCAGCTGTGGAAGGAAGCGGAATCCTTCTGCACATCGCCGTTGCTGCAGGGCTACCACGTGTTTCTGCAGGCGAGAAACCTTGAGATTCAAGGCCGTTTTCAGCAGGCCAGCAACATGTACAAGCAGGTCATGCGGCTTTGCCCCCTGTGGCTTGAAGCGCTGTACCGCCAGGCTGTCTGTCAGGTGAAGATGGGCTTTGCAGATCAGGCCATGGGTTTTTTGCTGAACCTGATCGAAAAAGACCCCAACATGTTCAACCGTGTGTTGCTGGACCCGGAAATGGAGCGCGGACATATCCAGATTCTGTCCGCCCTGAATGTTCCCTGGACCGAGGCGGAAGCCAAGGCCAGCCAGATGCGGGAAGGGCTGGAGAAGCTGCGGCTCGATATATCGCTCTGGTTCCCCGAGGAGCACCCCTTTGCGGAACAGGCCTCGGCAAGAATCAGCCGCCTGATGCAGCTGGCCGAGGTGAAGAACTTTGTTTCTTTCATGGGGCTGGTACAAGGGCGTGAACGCATTGACCGCGACCTGCAGATACGGGTGAATCATGAAGCACGGGATCTGAAGCAGAAATTCAAATATTTCATGGACCGCCTCACCTACATTCGTGATGAAGCCGCGTGGTTTCCCTTCCCCAAGGTGCTGGTGGAATTCAATAAGCAGTACAATTTGTGCGCGGCCAACCTGAACTGGGCGCTCAAAACGCATTTTCAGGTGGCGGAAACCTTCAAGCGGGCACAGAAAATGGCCGAGCAGGAAGAGGAGCGTCTCATCCTGCTGGAGGGTCGTCTGCGTTTTCTGCGCGTGGTGCGCGATGCAACGCTGTTTATGCTTATTCTGGGCAAGACCTTCTTCTGGATGGAGCTGATCTTCCTTGTGCTCACCCTTATCGGTTTGCCGCTTACCATCTACTATGGGCAGACCAGCGGAGCGGGATGGGCAACCGGTCTGCTTGTGAAGCAGAAGTGGCAGATTCAGAAGGGACTTATCATCATCCTTTCCGTCTTTGCCCTCGGGCTTGCCGCGCTGCGTACGGCCGTGATTTTTGAAAGTGCGCGCGAAAAACTGTTCAAAAAGGCCAGAGGGCAGGGGTAG
- a CDS encoding LysR family transcriptional regulator → MELNQLRSFVCVAREQNLTRAARILHISQSALSTQIRGLEDSLGIILFERQARGMTLTVNGKTLLGQARMILDAAENMRVTAGKLNAELCGAITVGLNTDPLYLRMRALDARMEKLYPEISIEFITSQTMATTSLLHERVLDAGFRFGISRDEGISETFLTDVPLAVVIPTRFLRRVSKVSDFTWRSLAELPWLWTTCACPFHKLVADRMAEHGVKPHPVADALDEAIVREMVANGKGASILRRDMAELLEAEGLAAAWDEPLSVPLSIACLSSRKEDPLIAALIQEVRSIWAKS, encoded by the coding sequence GTGGAACTCAACCAGCTCCGATCCTTTGTTTGTGTGGCGCGTGAACAGAACCTCACCAGAGCGGCGCGCATACTGCACATCAGCCAGTCGGCCCTCAGCACCCAGATTCGGGGGCTGGAGGATTCGCTCGGCATCATCCTCTTCGAACGTCAGGCGCGGGGCATGACGCTTACAGTCAACGGCAAGACCCTGCTCGGTCAGGCCCGGATGATACTTGATGCGGCCGAGAACATGCGGGTAACTGCAGGCAAACTCAATGCGGAGCTGTGCGGAGCCATAACCGTGGGCCTGAACACGGACCCGCTCTATCTGCGGATGCGCGCGCTGGATGCACGGATGGAAAAACTCTATCCCGAGATATCAATTGAGTTCATCACCTCGCAGACCATGGCCACAACCAGCCTGCTGCATGAACGGGTGCTGGATGCAGGCTTCCGCTTCGGCATCAGCCGTGACGAGGGTATATCGGAAACCTTCCTCACAGACGTGCCGCTCGCCGTGGTCATCCCCACCCGCTTTCTGCGACGGGTCAGCAAGGTCTCGGATTTTACGTGGCGGTCTCTGGCAGAATTGCCGTGGCTGTGGACGACCTGCGCATGCCCCTTTCACAAGCTGGTGGCAGACAGAATGGCGGAACACGGGGTAAAACCGCATCCTGTTGCTGATGCGCTTGACGAAGCCATTGTCCGGGAAATGGTGGCCAACGGCAAAGGCGCTTCCATTCTGCGGCGCGACATGGCGGAACTGCTGGAAGCAGAAGGCCTTGCCGCCGCGTGGGATGAGCCGCTCAGCGTACCACTGAGCATTGCCTGCCTCAGTTCAAGAAAGGAAGACCCGCTGATAGCGGCCCTTATTCAGGAAGTACGGTCCATCTGGGCAAAATCATGA
- a CDS encoding APC family permease, with product MKSGKLGPFMLSGLMVGPVLGSGIFILPPLVHEAAGEWAIPAWLITVALNAVFAFVFGFLAIQFPGNGGVADAIGHVFGPRAKRLASYYLISAVIFGPAAVLLTIARYLPLPWLDTLPGGRMGVALCLVPLGFLFLLQHIRSIGTVALAISSISAVLLLVGGVLVMAFHGSGQDLLPEPASFDADVFGHALLMLFWIIVGWEVVGNYSGEVDDPQRTIPAAVWGSVIAVTAVELCVAFAIQTADVPVQAGYGVAKLLYPLFGTSAGIVCSVLVTALCVTTYLMFVGGVARLMAALAAEGALPDVFAKTRNGVPVVSIGVLCLMQAGSLAACIAGVAKLESLVAIASGFFLANAIIGIGTGIVMLPHVWKRVCAALLGAVLLVVLSQSQWFVLAACIILALWCFNPAERLTARS from the coding sequence ATGAAGAGTGGTAAGCTCGGGCCTTTCATGTTGAGCGGTTTGATGGTGGGTCCCGTGCTCGGATCAGGCATTTTCATTCTGCCGCCTCTGGTGCATGAGGCTGCGGGAGAGTGGGCCATTCCTGCGTGGCTCATCACCGTGGCTCTCAACGCCGTATTTGCCTTTGTGTTCGGCTTTCTTGCCATTCAGTTTCCCGGTAACGGGGGTGTGGCGGATGCCATTGGCCATGTGTTCGGCCCAAGAGCCAAGCGGCTGGCCTCGTATTATCTCATTTCTGCCGTCATATTCGGCCCTGCGGCGGTGCTGCTGACCATTGCCCGTTACCTGCCGCTGCCATGGCTGGATACCCTGCCGGGCGGGCGCATGGGCGTGGCACTTTGTCTGGTGCCGCTGGGTTTTTTGTTCCTGCTGCAGCACATCCGCTCCATAGGAACCGTGGCGCTGGCTATCTCATCGATATCGGCTGTGCTGCTGCTTGTGGGCGGCGTGCTGGTCATGGCTTTTCATGGTTCGGGGCAGGACCTGCTTCCCGAGCCGGCAAGCTTTGATGCCGATGTGTTCGGGCACGCTTTGCTCATGCTGTTCTGGATTATCGTGGGCTGGGAGGTTGTGGGCAATTACAGCGGTGAAGTGGATGACCCGCAAAGAACCATTCCTGCGGCCGTATGGGGCAGTGTGATCGCCGTTACTGCCGTGGAGCTGTGCGTGGCTTTTGCCATCCAGACGGCAGATGTACCTGTGCAGGCGGGTTACGGTGTGGCCAAGCTGCTGTACCCTCTGTTTGGAACCTCTGCCGGAATTGTGTGCTCCGTGCTTGTCACAGCGCTGTGCGTGACCACGTATCTCATGTTCGTGGGCGGTGTTGCCCGTCTGATGGCGGCCCTTGCCGCTGAAGGGGCGCTGCCTGACGTGTTTGCGAAGACAAGGAACGGCGTGCCTGTGGTTTCCATCGGCGTGTTGTGCCTGATGCAGGCAGGTTCGCTGGCAGCCTGCATTGCAGGCGTGGCAAAGCTTGAATCGCTTGTGGCCATTGCAAGCGGCTTCTTTCTTGCCAATGCCATTATCGGCATAGGAACAGGCATTGTCATGCTGCCGCATGTATGGAAGCGGGTTTGCGCCGCCTTGCTCGGAGCCGTGCTGCTGGTTGTTCTGAGCCAGTCACAGTGGTTTGTTCTGGCTGCGTGCATCATACTGGCTCTGTGGTGCTTTAACCCTGCGGAAAGGTTGACAGCACGCAGCTGA
- the rbr gene encoding rubrerythrin, with protein sequence MSKSIKGSRTEQNLLKSFAGESQARNRYTYFAAIARKEGYVQISHIFEETANHEKEHAKRMFKFLEGGDVEITATYPAGKLGSTLECLKAAADGEHEEFVSLYPEFARIADEEGFYDVAEMYRKICVAEEYHEERYRALIKNIENDQVFHKDSEIVWRCRNCGYNHKGADAPALCPACVHPQAHFEVKATNW encoded by the coding sequence ATGTCCAAGTCCATCAAGGGCTCCCGCACGGAACAGAACCTGCTCAAATCCTTTGCGGGTGAATCTCAGGCACGTAACCGTTACACCTACTTTGCCGCCATTGCCCGCAAGGAAGGGTATGTGCAGATTTCCCATATCTTCGAAGAAACCGCCAACCATGAAAAGGAACACGCAAAGCGGATGTTCAAGTTTCTTGAAGGCGGCGATGTGGAAATCACCGCAACCTATCCTGCCGGCAAGCTCGGTTCCACGCTTGAGTGCCTGAAGGCTGCCGCCGATGGTGAACACGAGGAATTTGTTTCCCTGTACCCCGAATTTGCCCGCATTGCCGACGAAGAAGGCTTTTACGATGTTGCGGAAATGTACCGCAAGATCTGTGTGGCAGAAGAGTACCACGAAGAGCGTTACCGTGCGCTGATCAAGAATATCGAAAACGATCAGGTCTTCCACAAGGATTCCGAGATCGTGTGGCGCTGCCGCAACTGTGGTTACAACCACAAGGGCGCGGATGCTCCCGCTCTGTGTCCCGCCTGCGTGCATCCTCAGGCACACTTTGAAGTCAAGGCTACCAACTGGTAG
- a CDS encoding YcaO-like family protein translates to MIRLSSCPKHYTADQDKVMTPSETVARVKARLAELDTHILAETRRIDTGRLGIPVFLSVCGEDARRFMPTRKQMGKGASVEQAEASALMELMERYSYWTFWDRKPDMVRCTWSQAVERFGDKLVGLDVILHSVSESLPHDNAARIMDLTEWWFCPATDIHSGEERIIPLDWFRKLGEFNGSSAGNTDEESIFQGACELVERHVCCVIDRACKPVPTISPASFTDPVLVNLYSKFTDNGIVVILKDFSQGMPVPTVAAIAWDPATFPYQSEIVYTAGTASSPVKAAVRALTEVAQLAGDFESGACYEASGLPKYARTEELGWLLEGPEVNLDELPSVEHGDIYEELMALVRGLHTQGYSLYSVQTTNPELNVSANYNLVPGFQFRERDKNASLGLFVGRILSEECDAQTAAQGLSVLEEIYPHAHFLPFFKGMLALRAEAFDEACLLFEQAEPLQPEADAKGLAAFYSGYCHTLKEDWRAALPGLDRAVALCPEMKEYFNFRGVTRFKLGMYAEAAEDFRTLIKDLDKGSAIDLANLGLCCKFLGQREEAEEYLTAALDIDPSIGFAREHLAELKQER, encoded by the coding sequence ATGATACGACTTTCCAGTTGCCCCAAGCACTACACAGCCGATCAGGACAAGGTCATGACTCCTTCGGAGACCGTGGCCCGTGTGAAAGCCCGTCTTGCTGAGCTGGACACCCATATTCTGGCCGAAACGCGCCGCATAGATACCGGACGACTCGGCATTCCCGTATTTCTCTCTGTCTGCGGTGAAGACGCCCGCCGGTTCATGCCCACCAGAAAACAGATGGGCAAAGGCGCGTCTGTTGAGCAGGCAGAAGCCTCTGCGCTCATGGAACTGATGGAACGCTACAGCTACTGGACCTTCTGGGACCGCAAGCCGGACATGGTCCGCTGCACGTGGTCGCAGGCGGTGGAACGCTTCGGCGACAAGCTGGTCGGGCTCGACGTGATTCTGCACTCCGTTTCCGAATCACTGCCCCACGACAACGCCGCACGCATAATGGACCTCACCGAATGGTGGTTCTGTCCCGCAACGGACATTCACAGCGGCGAAGAGCGCATCATCCCGCTGGACTGGTTCCGCAAGCTTGGCGAGTTCAACGGCTCCTCGGCAGGCAACACAGATGAGGAATCCATTTTTCAGGGAGCCTGCGAACTGGTCGAGCGCCACGTCTGCTGCGTCATAGACCGCGCCTGCAAACCCGTGCCTACCATCAGCCCCGCCTCGTTCACCGATCCGGTGCTGGTGAATCTCTACAGCAAGTTCACGGATAACGGCATTGTCGTCATTCTCAAGGACTTCTCGCAGGGTATGCCCGTTCCCACCGTTGCCGCCATAGCGTGGGACCCGGCGACCTTCCCCTATCAGTCGGAAATCGTCTACACGGCGGGCACGGCCTCTTCTCCGGTCAAGGCAGCCGTACGCGCCCTGACGGAAGTGGCCCAGCTTGCGGGCGACTTTGAATCCGGTGCCTGTTACGAGGCATCCGGCCTGCCCAAATATGCCAGAACGGAAGAACTGGGCTGGCTGCTTGAAGGTCCCGAGGTCAATCTGGATGAACTGCCCAGCGTGGAGCACGGCGACATCTACGAAGAGCTCATGGCCCTTGTACGCGGCCTGCACACGCAGGGATACAGCCTGTATTCCGTGCAGACCACCAATCCCGAACTGAATGTTTCCGCCAACTACAACCTTGTTCCGGGCTTCCAGTTCCGCGAGCGGGACAAGAACGCCAGCCTCGGCCTGTTTGTGGGCCGTATTCTCAGCGAAGAATGCGATGCCCAGACGGCGGCACAAGGCCTTTCCGTGCTGGAAGAAATATACCCGCACGCGCACTTTCTTCCCTTCTTCAAGGGCATGCTCGCTCTGCGGGCAGAAGCCTTTGACGAAGCCTGCCTCCTGTTCGAACAGGCGGAACCCCTGCAGCCCGAAGCCGATGCCAAGGGGCTGGCCGCCTTCTACAGCGGCTACTGTCATACGCTGAAAGAGGACTGGCGCGCTGCCCTGCCCGGTCTTGACCGCGCAGTGGCCCTGTGCCCCGAGATGAAGGAATACTTCAACTTCCGTGGCGTGACCCGCTTCAAGCTGGGCATGTATGCAGAAGCGGCAGAAGACTTCCGCACGCTCATCAAGGATCTGGACAAAGGCTCGGCCATTGACCTTGCCAACCTCGGCCTGTGCTGCAAGTTCCTCGGACAGAGAGAAGAAGCCGAAGAATACCTCACGGCCGCTCTGGACATTGACCCTTCCATCGGTTTTGCGCGCGAGCATCTTGCCGAGCTTAAACAGGAAAGATAA
- a CDS encoding class I SAM-dependent methyltransferase, producing the protein MQYRLDAPLDELLDMARQRFDVAFEPLVVGDTQIEILQVQNMKEYLDSLVPTIKEDALSALPLWAKIWPAAFMLGHFLRHAPSKGKSLLEIGAGCGVTGLIAASQGFSDVVVSDVNDEALLFARINILQNGLQDRVAVRKVDIQTTRLDRTFDYIVGAEVLYLETLHRALVKFIQRHLAKQPEAEAILAKDYRRKAKKFFKLAERDFRMQEQTVGTKTTAGDEDGADRALYTIHRLRAK; encoded by the coding sequence ATGCAATACCGTCTGGACGCACCGCTGGACGAATTACTCGATATGGCACGGCAACGGTTCGATGTTGCCTTTGAACCGCTGGTCGTGGGGGATACGCAGATCGAGATTCTGCAAGTGCAGAACATGAAAGAATACCTCGACAGTCTCGTCCCCACCATCAAAGAAGATGCACTCAGTGCCCTGCCTCTCTGGGCCAAGATATGGCCCGCCGCCTTCATGCTCGGCCATTTTCTGCGCCACGCGCCCTCAAAGGGCAAAAGCCTGCTCGAAATAGGTGCAGGCTGCGGCGTTACCGGCCTTATCGCCGCTTCTCAGGGATTTTCGGATGTAGTCGTTTCCGACGTGAACGACGAAGCCCTGCTCTTTGCCCGCATCAACATTCTGCAAAACGGCCTGCAGGACAGGGTTGCCGTCCGCAAGGTGGATATTCAGACCACACGCCTTGACCGGACCTTCGACTATATCGTGGGGGCCGAGGTTCTATACCTTGAAACGCTGCACCGCGCCCTGGTCAAGTTCATTCAGCGCCATCTTGCAAAGCAGCCTGAGGCCGAAGCCATTCTTGCCAAGGACTACAGACGAAAAGCCAAAAAGTTCTTCAAGCTTGCAGAGCGAGATTTCCGCATGCAGGAACAGACGGTGGGAACCAAGACCACTGCCGGAGACGAGGACGGCGCGGATCGCGCCCTGTACACCATCCACAGATTGCGAGCCAAATAG
- a CDS encoding peptidylprolyl isomerase, producing the protein MENPYVLLETTLGDILIELLPEHAPKSVANFLQYVDAKHYDYTIFHRVIRGFMIQGGAYNNRLQRKEALAPVENEAKGGLSNVKGTVALARATEKDSACDEFFINAEDNLDLDHTDDSDENYGYTVFGRVVEGMDVVKKINWKVTKPRNDFDDLPVDDIEIISARRFE; encoded by the coding sequence ATGGAAAATCCGTATGTACTGCTCGAGACGACCTTGGGCGATATTCTTATAGAACTGCTGCCGGAACATGCGCCCAAGAGCGTTGCCAATTTTCTGCAGTATGTGGATGCCAAGCACTATGATTATACTATTTTTCACCGCGTCATCCGCGGCTTCATGATTCAGGGCGGCGCATACAATAACCGCCTGCAGCGCAAAGAGGCGCTGGCCCCCGTTGAGAACGAGGCCAAGGGCGGTCTTTCCAATGTAAAGGGAACCGTGGCCCTTGCCCGCGCAACGGAAAAGGACTCCGCCTGCGACGAGTTCTTCATCAACGCCGAAGACAACCTTGACCTCGACCACACGGACGACAGCGACGAAAACTATGGCTACACCGTGTTCGGCCGCGTTGTGGAAGGTATGGATGTGGTGAAGAAGATCAACTGGAAGGTGACAAAGCCCCGTAACGACTTTGATGACCTGCCCGTGGATGACATTGAAATCATCTCTGCCCGCCGTTTTGAATAG
- a CDS encoding anaerobic nitric oxide reductase flavorubredoxin gives MSFRLTDNVTWVGKIDWELQKFHGEEYSTFKGSSYNAYLVRDEKTVLIDTVYMPYAKEFVANLEQQIDLGSIDYVIANHAEIDHSGALPELLERIPDVPVYCTPQAVKSLRGYYHKDWNFHPVKTGDTLSLGTRTITFINAAMLHWPDSMFCYMDKENILFSSDAFGHHYASHRMFNDLVDQGDLMHECIKYYANILTPFSKLVEKKIQEVVGFGLPVDYIMPGHGIIWRDNPLQIVHKYLEWAADYQENQVSVLYDTMWNSTRDMAEAIARGISSVKPEMTVKLFNVGQRDKNEVVLEVFKSKMVVAGSSTINKGILSGMAGVLEMIKGLGFKKKLGAAFGSYGWSGESAGIVAKELEKSGFEMVGDGLKVLWKPDEQAILQCEAFGKELAERL, from the coding sequence ATGAGTTTTCGACTGACGGACAACGTGACATGGGTAGGCAAAATTGACTGGGAACTGCAGAAATTCCACGGAGAGGAATACTCCACCTTCAAGGGATCTTCCTACAACGCCTATCTTGTGCGCGATGAAAAAACGGTCCTAATTGATACGGTATACATGCCATATGCCAAAGAATTTGTGGCGAACCTTGAGCAGCAAATCGACCTTGGCAGCATCGACTACGTTATTGCCAATCATGCAGAGATAGACCATAGCGGCGCGCTCCCTGAACTCCTGGAACGCATTCCCGATGTCCCTGTCTACTGCACCCCGCAGGCAGTGAAGTCGCTGAGGGGCTACTACCACAAGGACTGGAATTTCCATCCGGTTAAAACCGGAGACACCCTCTCTCTGGGAACGCGCACCATCACCTTCATCAACGCTGCCATGCTCCATTGGCCGGACAGCATGTTCTGCTACATGGACAAAGAGAACATTCTCTTCAGCAGCGACGCATTCGGCCATCACTACGCATCGCACCGCATGTTCAACGACCTGGTGGATCAGGGTGATCTCATGCATGAATGCATCAAGTATTATGCAAACATCCTCACCCCGTTCAGCAAGCTGGTGGAAAAGAAAATACAAGAAGTGGTGGGATTTGGCCTGCCGGTGGACTACATCATGCCCGGCCATGGCATAATCTGGCGCGATAATCCGCTGCAAATTGTTCACAAGTATCTGGAGTGGGCTGCGGATTATCAGGAAAATCAGGTTTCCGTGCTGTACGATACCATGTGGAACAGCACCCGGGACATGGCAGAAGCCATCGCAAGGGGCATTTCCAGCGTTAAGCCTGAGATGACGGTCAAACTTTTCAATGTGGGTCAGCGCGACAAGAATGAAGTGGTGCTTGAAGTGTTCAAATCGAAAATGGTCGTCGCAGGCTCCTCCACCATCAACAAGGGCATTCTCTCCGGCATGGCCGGGGTTCTGGAAATGATCAAGGGGCTGGGATTCAAAAAGAAACTCGGCGCTGCCTTCGGCTCCTACGGCTGGTCCGGCGAAAGTGCGGGTATTGTCGCCAAGGAACTTGAAAAATCCGGATTCGAAATGGTGGGCGACGGCCTCAAGGTACTCTGGAAGCCGGATGAGCAGGCCATTCTGCAATGCGAAGCGTTCGGAAAAGAACTGGCCGAACGGTTGTAG